AAAACAAAAGGTGTGCAACAAAAATTGGGTCTTCTTTCCTCTACACATTGTATTCCTTTGTGTTTGTCTCTCTCTTacctataatttttattattattattatcttgacAACAATGGTTGATGATTTTGtagttgtttttattatataataaatcgTGATGTGTTCGCCACAAGCCATAAAATACAACATCAAAGTGTGAAATTTTGTCATAAGAGCAAGAAGAATGATAATAATTTGCAACATGGAAAGGAAGTGTGGAATTGGAGCATGCTGGCCACTACTACAAATAATGATTATGGTATTAGgtttgtgctaggatttttgtgctTGTAATAGTTACTAGTAATTATGAATTAATAGactgaaaattttcttataattcaAGTGATGATACTGATCTAAAGTTTGATATGATTTACCAATACGTCTTTTTTGTAGATTCCGATAAAGTATAATCATGTTTAGATCAAATTtaagtaaataacttttttagaTCCGTTTGTTTGATACAAATTTAACttgaattgatttatttaataatcatattaattaatatGATCATGTCCATAACCCATTTAATccatatttgattcatttgaaatttgattttgaataaataagataattaagacataaatatatatgataGGAAGGTATATTAGATTGACTCAAATAAAATCTAATTCAAtctgattattaaatgagttatatgATGAgttatctatttaataattagatcgtatttaagttttttcttttaacctaATTGTTATTcatattgtttttaagttaaccTATTTAGTTTAGTGGTTGAATGGAGACATAATTATTGTTGGTTATTTCGAATTTCCATATCGATGATTAAAAGAATCATTTTCTTTGTAGATTCAAAAACAATCTTGAATTATAGATTTCACTTTTGATACAATTTATGGAGTTAGGTATTCGCAATTTGGTTATGTCTTATATTAGGTTAATCAATGATTGTTGCGCAATTTAAATTAATACCTAAgcatgataaaaatttaataattatactGGAATAAACTTGTTTGatagagtttttaaaaatattttttttttgttttttaaaaaatagaaaacgatttttttaaattcaaaacactatttagttattattctctatttcctatttttaacaataaaataaaatagataacaacttttagaaaataagtaaaagtgGTTTCcacccatttttaaaaacaatggaaaaacactctcttaatttttgttttagcttCTCCAAATTTTTTTGCTCCAGAATTATTTTGGCTATATggttaaataatattataattattaatattaaatttttaggaaaaaaggCAATTAtaagtaaggaaaaaaaaaattcaaaatttaccaaaattttcaaatattaattattgtttattCTACCACTAATTTCATCATCCTTTAAAAATACTGAAATTCACAAATacaattgttaaaaatttcacaaattattcaaaattattgtttaaaatttattaagataacgtttgtttttttggataaataaaaaaaattaaaatatttgactttttctaataaaagtaAGTCGTTGATATCAACTAACATAACTAAATTTAACGTATTAAATTTGCTTACTtttaaggtaataaaaaaaattaaatattttttttatctttcatccaatcaaaaaacaaatattacctaaggctatgtttggtttttaaaaaaattgagagaaaatatgaaggaaaaataaaatacagagataaaaagtagaagaaaaataaaaataagtttaaacttaataaattattttatatgtttttaaaaatttattatacttatttttttgttacgcaaggattaaataatttaaaaatctataaattttttttatatattttaattatatttgattttttttttttttgtattttctacaatgaaactaaatatgaaaaaaaaatcgtttttttaacagttttttttatactttcagaaaatcaaacataccctgaaaacatttttaaaaaataaaaaaataaaaaataaaaaataggcaTCAAAAGATCCTCTTCAAGATACCCCATGTCCATAGCccaccaagaaaaagaaaggaagagaaacaATCTTCAATCAAATCAGCAattaagagagaaaaggaaatggCAATCTGTTTGACTTGAAGAAATTCGAAcacaataatttaatataatttttttttttcctgtttttatatatttaataatttattgtaTGCTGATTCCTCCGTCATTGTCTGAAAGAGAGCTCAGACCagagaatatataaatatttagaaagAGAAGGTGGGGGAGAGattttgtttctctctctagaattcCTCAGATTCAATCAAGTAGTAACTCtactatctctctctctctttttttttttctctctctctctctctcatatctcACTTTCTCTCTCGGTTAACTCTTTTCTGTATCTTTCTGTGTCGATTTTGTTTTTGACTTCAGGGGAGCCTTGCCCGCTCAGAATCTTGAAGCTAGGGTTTGTGATTTTGCATCTGTTGTTCTTTCTTTGTTTGCTAAGATTCAGTGGAATTTATAGTTTTCTGTTTATATGCTGatgaattttgttgattttttttttaaagtgctGGTGCTGGGGAGTTGCTTGATTTGTAGTGGTTGATTGATGGTGAGGGTATATTGAAGTGTTATTTTGGTTTCTGTTTCAGTAGAGTGGTTTTTTAGTTTTGTGAATTTAgggtttgtttcttttgttttgtgggTCAGGTGTTTGATCTATTTGTTGTTTCTATGCGggtttttattcttgaaaatttctTGATTTGTAGTGATTAATTGATGATTGAAGAGCATGCATATTGAACATGGTGCTGAGAAATGAGGTTTAGGTTCAAGAATGGGGTGTGTACTTGGTCGTGAAGTGTTGTCGAACGTGGTGGTTTCGGAGGCTAATGGGGCGGAGAAGAGTATCAAGGAGAAGAGGAGTAATTCGAGTGTCAATTCGAACAGGAAGTTGGATGATGTGACGAAGAAAAGTGATAGTAAGGTTGAGGTTGGTAACGGAGAGACCCAAAAGGAGGAGAAGACTGATGGTAGTCAACGGCCCCGAGGtgataagaaaaaattgaggtCAAATCCGAGGTTGAGTAATCTACCCAATCATGTGCGTGGAGAGCAAGTTGCAGCTGGGTGGCCGTCTTGGTTATCGGATGTTGCAGGGCCAGCACTTAATGGCTGGATACCTCGGCGAGCAGACACTTTCCAGAAACTTGATAAGGTGGGTCATTTTGTTGATTGGAAAATGATATTCTTTGCCTCTCGGATGATGTGATAATGTGGTATTTGAGACTAATGGTAGAACAATGATtcattttttctaattgaaagAGAAAAGTGATGCATCATATCATTTAAGATGGGAATGTCTACCTTGAATGATGTAGCTGACACTTTCGAAATTAGTGACATATTGATGGTTATTATGTTTTGCAATGAAATAAAAAGTGGTGGACTTGATGGTTTATGGAAGTGCTCTTGATCATGCATTTGGACTAATGTCTTTCCTTTCGTTTCTTGTATTGATAGATTGGACAAGGAACATATAGCAATGTGTATAAAGCTAGAGATATGTTAACGGGCAAAATTGTTGCACTAAAGAAAGTTCGATTTGATAATTTGGAACCTGAGAGTGTGAAATTTATGGCTAGAGAGATTGTCATTTTGCGGCGCTTGGATCATCCCAATGTTGTAAAATTGGAGGGTTTGGTGACTTCAAGGCTGTCCTGCAGTTTGTATCTTGTATTTGAGTATATGGAGCATGATTTGGCTGGACTTGCTGCAAGCCCGGGTATCAAATTCACTGAACCTCAGGTTAGACTGAATTGTCTTGGCATTTGAAACAAATATGCATTGGCAAACATTCTTTGCAAAATAATGATCGTGGATGTATGTTGCCTTTATTTAACATATGTTTCACATTATAGGTCAAATGTTACATGAAACAACTACTATCTGGCCTAGAGCATTGTCACAACCGCGGTGTGCTTCACCGTGACATCAAAGGATCAAATCTCCTTCTTGATAATGGAGGAGTACTTAAGATTGCTGATTTTGGCTTGGCTGCTATATTTGATCCTAATTACAAGCACCCAATGACGAGTCGGGTGGTAACCTTATGGTATCGACCTCCAGAGCTTCTGCTTGGGGCTAATGACTATGGCGTAGGTGTGGACTTGTGGAGTGCAGGCTGCATTTTAGCTGAGTTATTGGCTGGGAAGCCCATCATGCCTGGTCGTACAGAGGTAACCGTTGTACTTTCTTATCttaatttgtaaattttgtcTTTGCACCACCTACGACTATCTGTAACAACTTTCCTTTATTtctgttttattattttcttgcttataCTTAAGTTGGTACCTTAGTTTATTTTGTGGTCTCCAAAACTTGAAAATAGATTCTAATTTAGAAGTTGGCATAGGCAAAGGAATAATTGCTAGCTTTTCATTAAGTCATGCAAAAAATAGAATCTAGAGAGTGAGAGACAGGTATTTGCTTTCTTTGGCATATGTATTATCTGGGATTTTAGTTCATTTGTTGGGTTCTCATCTAAACATAAGATGTGAGTTGAAAAAACTGACTGCGGCTTTTCTTGTTAAAAACATGTGACGCTAGCAAGTTTTAGTGGTTTATCTTTGATGGTGCTAATACAGTAATGCatcctttccctttttcttaataataacttgcatttctaaaattatttcatttaaactATGTAGATCGCTATTGTCTCTAGTGTATTTGTTTCCATTTGCTTGGATTTTTATCAAAGGTATGTATTCTGTCAATGTGATGTGTAGTTGCCCCTTTATATGTTTTTAACAATGATCTGATGGATTATTTTGGCAACATAGTGTTGGAAATTATAATGCCAATTTCATGCAGGAACATATTTTTGGTACCAATGCCACTGTTTCTGtatgtatttttcattaatcTAAGATTTGtttactatttttgtttctttggatATCAATGCaacatattttttcaattttatttattttgtacatcTTGGCGATTTTTCAAATGCATTTTCTATATTGATACACCAACATCTTCTGGTACCATTGCTCAAACCCTAAAGTTGCCTAGATGATgataaagtttcaaattttgtattttaaccATTTCTTCCTGCAAGAGGCTGAGTAAGGTAAAAATGATATCAACTGTTGGGTCTTGGGCTTGATTGAGACGTGTCCTCTGGTTCATGTAGCCAACTTTCTTTATTTCAACAGCATGAATGCATTTCTTTGTTGGATGTATTGTAGCCTCTTTTTTAGGCTTACGTGCAGGCTTAATAAATAGAGGAAATAAACATATCATGGTGACATTCGAACACATGACCTCCCACTAAATGAGACTTGGGTATCACGTTGAACAACCAAATTTCCCAAAAGCTTAAACATGTAGAATTTGGGTTCACAATGTATATAATGCTCTCCAACAGGTTTCTTGTTGTTAATGTTgcattatgaaattaatttgttttttcatttcatttttagctTTCTTGAAGCCTTCAAAGAGCATGTTTCTCATTTAGTTAACATCAAGTGTTTGAAACTTTGGAATATTAATACATAGCATATCTTCAGTCATGTCTGGTATTCTATGTCATTGCTGCTGCATTGGAAATATATGCAACTGTTTAATTTAGAGCACAACCTAATACTCTACTGCTATTAACAATAATCTTTTCTGTCACTTAGGTAGAGCAATTACATAAGATATACAAGCTATGCGGCTCACCTTCTGATGAATACTGGAAAAAATATAGATTGCCAAATGCAACCTTATTCAAGCCTCGAGACCCTTACAAACGATGCATAGCAGAGACATTCAAAGACTTCCCACCATCTTCACTGCCACTTATTGAAACTCTTCTTGCAATTGATCCAGTGGAACGTCGGACAGCCACAGCTGCATTAAACTGTGAAGTGAGTTCTTATATTCCTATAAGCAACCTTTTTCACTTCATATGCCCCTTTATATCTTAGACTATGATGGTCCTTGACGTTAAGGTTGTTATGGCTTGTTTCTATTTTGACTTTTCCTGCCTAAGAACCAGACGAGTCTCTTCAGGTGATTCTTCAGTGATGCTAATAGCTAATACATTCTCAAATTGTGTATGAAATTAATTGCACTCCAGtgaaaaatattgtttcatGTGATTGAAGGACAATTCTCCTAGAAAAGGAATCAGATTCAGAGTTTGGAAAGTAGATGTGATGCTGTGACTAAAAGATGGAAGATTTGAAGCAGTATGTTGGCTTAGGGAAGCATGAGGGAAACTGAAATTGAACTGTGAAACTCAATAGATGAGATTTTACACAAAGTTTTAGGAAATCATTATACACTAGGTTGGGTATATATTGATAGAAGATAAATATCTATAAAGAGGAAATAATTTAAGGTTTGACAGAGATGAAAAATTGCTGCAAACAATATTTAATGTGGTTTAACAAAGCCATGACTATGCGGCTATGCCCATTAATGAGATGAGACGATTCTTCTTCAAAACATGGACGCATCATATTGATAAGTGTGGGGTCTACAATTGAGAATTCTATTCAAACACCCTTAAAAGTTGCATTCAATCTCCAAATGCTGCATTTAGCATTTGAGAAGCTCTCCCAAACAAGGTGAAGTGTCCTTTTAATTTTGTATCCTGTTTCTGCCATATATCTGTGAATGTTACCAagtttttccattttgtttggTATGAAACTAAGGGGGTGTTTGGATGTTCCTTGGAAATTGAATAGTTCCATACTTTCATTCTCATGGCATTTGAAGGCTCAGATCCATCTTTGAAATTAGTCAGTTTAAGAgggggaaaaaacaaaagaggagCCGTTgcctgaaatttttttttttgatagataaacgcacagaaatatattaaaaaggggGCAAGAAAGACGACCCagagtatacagggagtatacaagcaTCACCTACAAAAACCGGAAACAAAAAAGACAAACCCTTACCAgtcctcaacaagaacccaaccagtccacaaaattaaacaaagaaagagGGCCTTCAACTATGGAAGAATTAGCCCAAGATAAGAGATTACAAATGaaggaatttttcaatctttgaagtGATAGGacctcattttcaaaaactatcctatttctttccttccataccatccaaaataagcaaagagGAGCTGCCCGCCAAACCTTACTATGCTTCTTATCCTTTAAGGGAGCATGCCAACCTAAAAGAGTGTCTCTAACCGAAAATGGGAGGACCCAATTAACACCAAATAAGGAGAACAAGAGATCCCACAAAACCTTCGCCTTAGAACAGTGAATAAGGATGTGATTTATCGTCTCTTCTTCATCACAACACAAGGAGCACCTGAATGCACTATGGGTTACCCCTGTTATGGAGTTCTACTAGGCTggcaattcatttaaatttctAGTTATAAGATacccttttgaaattttagCATATATACTCATTTTCTCCTTGTTTCTTGTGCAGTTCTTCACAACGAAACCTTATGCTTGTGAACCATCTAGCCTTCCGCAATATCCTCCAAGCAAGGAGATGGATGCCAAGAGGCGAGATGATGAAGCTCGAAGGTGTGGTTGACTTTTAACTTTGTATAAACTTTTGAATTCATGTTGTTTCTGAGAGTTTACTTTATAACTGCAACTATTACTTTACATAAATTGCATATAGTACTTACTGCTTATCTAgttttacttttgatttttctattaaaactattgtaactttctctttctccctttgaataatatattttatgtttggatttattttgcaaaatgtgAATATTATACTTTCCAGATCTGGATCTCAAGCCTTGGTTTAATATTTTTGGAGTTTAGACATAAGGATAGTATTTTATATGGTTCATGAGAGAAGTTGATACCAAAAGCGAATTAATTTAATGGAGATAGGAAGAGCCTTAAATTGTATTTTGTTGTAAATTGGATATGTCATTGCTGTTTTTTGTTAAGCTACAAATTGACTAAGTTTAAGGTGTTAGATAATGGGTCGTCAATGTATCTCAAGCTTGTTTGGGCTATAGTCCTAATACTCTACCTTATGGGCAGCCTTTTTTAGGCTCAATAAATTAGGGGAATAAATATGCGGCGAGTTTCAAACTCGTGACCTTCCATTCAACATGAATTTTGTACCAAATTAAGATGCCAATTGACCTAAAAACTAAAGAAGTTAGGTAATAAGCCAACAATGTACGTCAACCTTATTTGGCCTTTATACCTGACACTgatcatttttagattttttgttgTGTCTAATATGCTATACTTGTTGTTCTAAATGACATCGGTTTATCAAATTGATGGGGGTGCCTTATTGAACCCATTGCCTTGCATGAGTCACTACGTAGGTTGAAACTCTGTGTCACCTCATGTTGTCTGACCATTTTGATGACatggattttctttttgtttatggGATACACCTTCCATCCTCATTGTTGATCATTGGTGCTTGTCTAAGAACTCTTAACAATGTTTGACCTGATTGTCATTATGTTTTCATTATTAGAGCTCCCACACACGTTATTCTCTCTGCTCAAAAGTTGTTTTACTAATTGTTTTTGTTCAGTTTTCGTTTCTGGAGggcttcctttatttttttatctatataaTGAGCTGTAACCTTCAATTTTGTATGATTCTGTAGGCAAAAAACCGCTAGCAAAGCCCACGGTGATGGTGCGAAGAAAATGCGTCCACGCGCTAGGGCAATGCCTGGACCAGAAGCCAATGCTGAGCTTCAATCTAATCTTGATGTATGTCTCTCATTTTCTACTTCTATATGCtaatagttttttcttctttttctggaTTCAATGATTATAGTTTGCAGTTTTGCTGAATCTGTAGTCAGACTGTAGCtttcttttcaaagaaaaaacaaatttaaaatgattaagcAATCTGTACCAAGTATTATATTGAGagcttttgtttcttttttatgtttgcaaTCACCCGAGTCCTTGCAACCAGAGTTCGattgtttgaatttgttttccGTGTTTCTTTCTGAAACAGCGAAGACGCCTAATCTCCCATGCAAATGCAAAGAGTAAGAGTGAAAAGTTTCCTCCACCTCACCAGGACGGAGCAGTTGGCTTCCCCTTGGGTGCTTCACAACACATTGATCCTGCTTTTGTCCCTGGTGATGTGCCATTCAGTTCTACATCATTTACATCTTCAAAAGATCATGCCCAGACCTGGTCTGGTCCAATAGGCGACCCTGCTGCCATTGGAGCTCTAAGGCGAAAGAAGAACACTTATGGTGATG
Above is a genomic segment from Vitis riparia cultivar Riparia Gloire de Montpellier isolate 1030 chromosome 14, EGFV_Vit.rip_1.0, whole genome shotgun sequence containing:
- the LOC117930799 gene encoding probable serine/threonine-protein kinase At1g54610 yields the protein MGCVLGREVLSNVVVSEANGAEKSIKEKRSNSSVNSNRKLDDVTKKSDSKVEVGNGETQKEEKTDGSQRPRGDKKKLRSNPRLSNLPNHVRGEQVAAGWPSWLSDVAGPALNGWIPRRADTFQKLDKIGQGTYSNVYKARDMLTGKIVALKKVRFDNLEPESVKFMAREIVILRRLDHPNVVKLEGLVTSRLSCSLYLVFEYMEHDLAGLAASPGIKFTEPQVKCYMKQLLSGLEHCHNRGVLHRDIKGSNLLLDNGGVLKIADFGLAAIFDPNYKHPMTSRVVTLWYRPPELLLGANDYGVGVDLWSAGCILAELLAGKPIMPGRTEVEQLHKIYKLCGSPSDEYWKKYRLPNATLFKPRDPYKRCIAETFKDFPPSSLPLIETLLAIDPVERRTATAALNCEFFTTKPYACEPSSLPQYPPSKEMDAKRRDDEARRQKTASKAHGDGAKKMRPRARAMPGPEANAELQSNLDRRRLISHANAKSKSEKFPPPHQDGAVGFPLGASQHIDPAFVPGDVPFSSTSFTSSKDHAQTWSGPIGDPAAIGALRRKKNTYGDAREPKKPAAVNPRDRSAKVRVVKG